GACAAAAATTTCATTCCTATTGAAGTCAATAAGTTTTTCTTCTCTTAGCTCATTCATAATTGAATTTATAGTAGGTCTAGAAGTTCCTATTAAACTAGCCATGTCTTTTTGGGTATAGGGGTGACATATTTTTATATTGCCTGTTTTTTCGCAGCATACGCCGTATTCTTCACAAAGTTCTTGAAGAAATTCCATTAACCGGGTGCGTACATCTTTAAATAACAAGAGCTGCAGCCGGCGTTCTAATTTTCGAATTCTAAAATTAATGAGTTTATAAATTTTTAAAGAAAATGTTTTATTATCGCGCATAAGTTCATGCAACACTGAAACGTTTACAGAACATATTACGGTTTCTTTATCTAAAGCTTGGGCAAATTCATTTCGAACATCTTCTCCTAAGATTGCCTTTTCGCCAAAGACATCTCCTTTTCTTAAAACAGCTTTTACGACTTCCAGACCATCTGAGGTGTAATAGCCAATTTTAACTTTCCCTTTTTCGATTAAAAATATTTTATTAGAATGATCATCTTCAAAATAAATATAATCTTTTGGTTTATAAACGTTAAAGTTATGGCAATCCTTAAAGGTTTTAAATTTATGCGGACATAAAATTTTAAAAACATTAACGTCGTCTAAATACCAAAAATTATCCATGAAAGTTATTTTTATGTTTTGACGAAAAGAAGCGTTTTTACTTACAAAAAAGACCATCCTTTCGGATGATCTTTTGAAATGTTATGAATCATATCATAAAAACAGCGTCAATTACTGTTTTAAATGAAGAGGTTAGGCATTTTGCTTTTTAATTAAGTTCAATGCAGACCCCTCATTATACCAGGCAATTTGCGCATCATTATAAGTATGGTTTAACAAGATCGTATCTTTAGAATTATCGGAATGGACAATTTCTAAAGTTAAAGGCTTTTCTGGTGCAAATTCATTTAAATCTAAAAAGTTAAATGTATCGTCTTCTTTAATTAAATCGTAATCCGATTCATTTGCAAAAGTTAAACCTAACATCCCTTGTTTTTTCAAGTTTGTTTCATGAATACGCGCAAAAGATTTTACAATAACAGCGGCCACACCTAAATGTCGTGGTTCCATAGCTGCATGCTCACGCGAAGAGCCTTCACCGTAATTGTGATCACCAACCACTATCGATTTTACCCCAGCAGCTTTGTATGCCCTTGCTGTGTCTGGAACACCAGCATAATCACCAGTTAGTTGATTCTTAACAAAATTAGTCTTCTTGTTGAAGGCATTAACTGCTCCAATTAAACAATTGTTAGAAATGTTATCTAGATGTCCGCGGAATCGCAACCAAGGACCTGCCATGGATATGTGATCTGTAGTACATTTACCGAAGGCCTTTATTAATAATTTCGCGCCCATAATGTTATTTCCTAAAGGTTCGAAAGGTGTTAACAATTGTAGTCTTTCCGAATCCTCGTTGACCACAACCTCCACATGACTTCCATCTGCTTCGGGCTCTATATACCCGTTATCTTCAACAGCAAATCCTTTTGGAGGTAATTCCCAACCTGTAGGTTCGTCGAACATGACTTCTTCGCCATTTTCATTTATTAATTTATCTGTAATCGGATTAAAATCTAAGCGACCAGCAATCGCAATGGCAGCGGTTATCTCGGGAGAGGCTACAAAGGCATGTGTATTTGGATTTCCATCGGCACGTTTAGCGAAATTCCTATTAAAAGAATGTACGATACTATTTTTAGGTGCATTTTTCGGATCGCTATATCTCGCCCATTGGCCAATACATGGTCCACAAGCATTTGTAAAAATTTTGGCATCTAGATTTTCAAAAACTTGAAGAATCCCGTCACGTTCGGCGGTATATCTCACTTGCTCCGATCCTGGGTTTATACCTAGTTCAGACTTCATTTTCAAACCTTTATCTAAGGCTTGTTGAGCTATAGAAGATGCTCTTGACAAATCCTCATAAGATGAATTGGTACAAGACCCTATTAAGCCCCATTCCACTTTTATAGGCCATTTATTGGCTTTAGCTTTTTCGGTCATGGAAGCACCAACTTCAGTAGATAAATCTGGCGTAAAAGGTCCGTTTAATAGCGGTCCTAATTCAGATAAATTAATTTCAATAACTTCATCAAAAAACTGCTCTGGATTATTATAAACTTCAGGGTCACCTGTTAAATGTTCTTTAACCTTATTTGCAGCGTCGGCAATATCGGCACGATCTGTAGCACGCAAATAGCGCTCCATGGACTCATCGTAACCAAATGTAGAAGTGGTTGCTCCTATTTCGGCTCCCATATTACAAATGGTTCCTTTTCCTGTACAAGACATAGCCGTTGCTCCAGGTCCGAAATACTCTACAATAGCACCTGTCCCTCCTTTAACGGTAAGAATTTCAGCAACTTTTAAAATAACATCTTTTGGAGCCGTCCAACCAGATAATTTCCCAGTTAATTTCACTCCTATTAATTTCGGAAATTTTAATTCCCAAGCCATACCTGCCATCACATCTACCGCATCGGCACCACCAACACCAATAGCGACCATACCTAAACCTCCCGCATTAACCGTATGAGAATCGGTGCCAATCATCATACCACCAGGAAAGGCATAGTTTTCTAGAACGACTTGATGAATAATTCCTGCTCCAGGTTTCCAAAAACCAATACCATATTTATTTGATACCGATTCTAAGAAATTAAAAACTTCACTACTTACGCTATTAGCATGTTTTAAGTCTTTTTCAGCACCATCTTTAGCCTGGATAAGGTGATCGCAATGTACCGTAGTTGGCACGGCGACTTTAGTTTTTCCTGCTTGCATAAATTGCAATAAAGCCATCTGCGCTGTCGCATCTTGACAAGCAATTCTATCTGGCGCAAAATTTACATAGTCCTTACCTCTACCAAAGGCCTTGGTAGGCGTACCATCCCAAAGATGGGCATATAAAATCTTTTCTGAAAGCGTTAACGGTTTACCAACAATTTCGCGAGCTTTATTTACGCGTACTGCCATATTTTCGTAAACACCTTTTATCCTGTCTATATCAAATGCCATAAAATTTGTTTTAATATTGGGTTAATTAAATATTACAATATACGAAATAAAGAAAGATTATTAAAGAAGCTTCCTTTGCTTTATCGAAACCACTTTTAACGGTATTACTTAACTATTTGACGCTCTTTATTTTAAAACATAAGACTTGCCTATTTCACACGGATTCTTTTAACAATACTATTCCCGTTTTCATCTAAGGCAGTAACCATACGATATCCTGAAGTTAAATTGATGGCTAATTCATTAAAATTTTGGGTTACCTTTAAAAATTGATCATCCAAATACCAATAAATTTGTGCTTCCGGGTTGGTATGGACTATTTTAAAAATAATTTTATTTCTTTCTCCTGAAATGCCCTTAGGTACAATTATGGTATTGGTATTTAACGGCTCTGTGAACGCCATTACAGGCGTTTCTTCACCTTCACAGCCCATTTTTAAAGGCGGTAAATATTTATAATCGGCATGATTAGTTTTATAATACCAAGCCATTAATGGAGGTAGTACAAATTGTGAGGTTTTAACCATATCATCTATTCTTTCACACGAAGCGTTAACTCTATAGGTACAATCTTGGTTTAAATAAACCAGCTTATGATACATACACAAGCCACTATCCAATCCATTTACAGGGATTTGTTTAATCGTATCCGGACAAATATCTGAGGCTAGCTGCCCGCTTTTATCACAAACCTTGGCTTCTACCAAATCGTCTATGGGTTTTAAAAACCATGCTGATTTTGGCAAAGCATCGAACACATCAAACATTACTGGGGCTGCTGCAGAAACTCCCGTTAACCCAGGCCTACCTTCACCATCTGCATTTCCAACCCATACCCCAACGACATAATTTGATGTTAACCCCACACTCCAAGCATCCCGATTACCAAAACTGGTTCCTGTTTTCCAGGCGATTTCTTGAGCCGACTCAAAATAACGCCATGAATTATCATCACTAGGTCTATTTAGTTCTTTCATCGCTTCAAAACCATAATAAATACTGCCAGCATTAAAAACAGCCTTATCAAAATTTAATTTTCCTAAATTAGCATGAGATTCACTGGAAAAACCAGACTTTTGAAATTCATTGGTGTAATACTGACTCGAATTTTCATTAAAATGATTTAAGGTTCCTGCCAAGTTGCCATAAGCATTGCATATATCCCATAAACTTGATTCACTACCTCCAAGAATTATTGACAACCCATAATGATCTGCACCTTTATTTATATGGGACAATTCTAATTTTTGTAACACATCATAAAATCTGGTCAAACCAAAATCCTGCAACATCCTTACTGCAGGTATATTTAGTGATCTAGCAAGCGCTTCTTTAGCTGAAACAGCCCCCAAATATTTAAGACTAAAATTTTCTGGCTTATAATTTCCAATCGTAGTTGGAACATCTGCTAATAATGTTTCTGGCAATAACTCACCAGTATCTAGCATAGCCATATATAAAAGTGGTTTTAAAACACTACCTGTACTTCTTGGTGCGAGAATAATATCAACATCTTTTTGGTGCTGGTTTTTTGTATTTGTATTTCCTATATAGCTAAGCACTTTTTTACTTTTTACATCCAAAATTAACACAGCCATATTGTGAATACCATTTTGTGTTAGCTGCTTATGATGCCTGTTGACAATTTGAAGCGTTAATTCTTGGAAATGCGTATTTATAGTGCTAATAACACGTTCTCCTTGTTGGGTTTTTGCTATTTTTTGCAATAAATGCGGAGCTATTTGTGGCAACTTTTGAGGTTTCGTTGGCACAGGTTCTTCAATGGATAATTCATAGGTGGTTTGATCGATGACTCCGGAGTCAAATAATTTCTTTAATAATGCATTTCTTTTATTAATAAGTTGGTTAGAATTTTTTCCAGGATAAAGTAAATTAGGTGCATTGGGTAATACAGCCAATAACGCACACTGCCCCCAAGATAGTTTATGCGGAGATGTTTTAAAATAGCGCCAGGATGCCGCTTCTAAGCCCACAACATTGCCGCCATATGGAGCGTTTGAAACGTAGGTGTTTAAAATGGTTACTTTTGAATCTCTTAACTCCAATCGGGTGGATAGGATAATTTCTATAACTTTTTCAAAATAAGATCTGGGTTGATTTTTTCGTGATAATCGGATAACTTGCTGCGTAATTGTACTCCCTCCTCTAACAACTTTGCCTGCTTTTAGGTTGGCCTGAAAAGCCTTAACCATTGACACAGGATTAAAACCAGGATGCCTATAAAAATAGGCATCTTCAAAGGTTGTAATGCAATGTTTAAATTTATCAGGTACCGAATCTAACTTCGGAAAACGCCATTGCCCATCATTTGCAATTAAAGCCCCGAGCAACTCCCCATTACGACTTTCTAAAATTGTAGAAGTTGGACTGTCAAATAATTTATTTGGTAAACAAAAGACATACGCTATAAGGACCACCAGTGAAACTAGTACTTTAAATTTATTCTTAATCAAAAAATATTTGATACGCCTTAACATCCTTTACTTCGTTACTTCAACCCATTGCCCCTCTGCACGGGTAAAATAATTTTGATCATACATGGCCTCTGCCTGTAACCCTGGTAAATAATAACTCCCCAAATACGATGCATTTAATAACACTTTAAACCTTTTTGTTTGATTCGGATTTAAGTCGAAATAAAAATTAACACGATCATCTCTAATATCTTCATGGGTGATTTGAGAATTTAAACTTGCTCCCGTATTAAATCGTGTATTAATAATTTCCCATCCTGAAGGAAAAAGAGCTTTTAACGCCACGTTATCTATTTTAGCTGAAGTTAGATTCGTTAATGTGATATGGGCTACAAAGTTTGTTCCTTGGCTGATGCTAGTAATATCTATATGATTTTCAGATTTATCTGTAAAAGTTATTTCTGAAGTCAAGTTATTATGAATAACCTTTTCACTTCCAATAGGTAATATCCCCATATTAAGTAGTCTTACATAAATAACATTATCATTTTTATTTTCAATTTTAAAGGTATTATGTTCCTTATTAATTTTAATACCCTCAAGTATTAAGGCTTTATCTGCTTTAACAGATTGCATTTTTTGCCTGTTAAAACTGTACGTTAAGTCAATACCCTTATTCCCGACATAATTGGCGTATTTGGACATGGCCAGAAGACAATATGCCGTCGTTTGAGTACTCATATACTGATTACCAGATAATTCGGTTGCTAAAATATCTGCAATAGTTTTGGCTTTTAATTGTTCATCTAAAAGCATATACGTTTCTAAAATCATTGCTAAATTTCGCTGTTTAGAGCCATAATTTGTTTCACTTATATCCATACTGTCCAAAGCTTGATGAATATCAAAATCTCCAATTAATTCTTTAGCAACGCTATGTTTCCCTGATAAAGCATAAGCTGCGGCTAATCGTAATTTCGACACATCATTTAATGTATTTTGAATGGCCAATTCACGAAATCTATTCATAGAATATTTGTCTGGTTCCTGAGCCAATGCCAGCGTATACAGTCGATAAGCCTGAGCCAATTGATTATCTGACTCACTCCAACGCTTCGCTTCCTTTTCTTGGTAGTCTATCCATCTCGTTTTGAAATCCAAAGGAAGTACAAATCCCTTTTTCTCAGCTTCCAAAAAGAAATGCCCAACATAGCTAGTAGCCCAATCATCTGCAAAACTCTGACCTTGCCAATATGAAAAGCCACCATCGGCCTTTTGGAATTTAGATAACTTATCTATGGCTATTTGAATGTTTGTTTGAGTTTCATCTTTCTTGGCATCCGAAATTTTAAAAATATCATTAATAAATAACTGCGGAAAAGCAGCAGATGTTGTTTGCTCCACACATCCATGAGGATAAGCAATTAAATAGGCTATTCTGCTGGTAAAATCAATAGAAGGAAAAGCTGAAACTTCTAATTTTACCTCATTGGTTCCTGATACACCAAAAGTATTAAATTCAAATGTTTGTGAGCTATTAGGTTGCATGACACCTCCTATAGATTCGATGGTTTTTGGATTAGGATTATAGGCATTTAGCTCTAAACTATAAGATGCTTTTTCACCATGTCCACTAACATTCACATCAATTTTTCCAATTCCATCCTTAAGCACTTCTACATCAAAATATGCTATTTTTTCATCGGGACCAGAAAAATATATTGTTTTTGTTGACCTCCCAATTACTTTAAAAACATTATTAACTTTTATGTATACATTGGCACTTTTAATTTTATTTTCCATAGCAAAAATCGTCACTGGAATTCTAACTTTTTCGCCAGGAACCACCTTTCTTGCCATAGAAGCCAACACCATTAGAGGTTTACGAACTGGAGTAGATTTTTCAGCATGACCATAAGCCTCCTTTTCAGGATTATGAGCCACCACCATCGTTTTAACAGCCCCTATATATTTAGGTATTTTGATTTTATGAGTTTCACTCTTACCTGCATCTAGTTTAAACGGCCCTTGATAAATAACGACAGGCTTAAATCGATTTGCTTTTTTATTCTTACTTGCTTGAAGCATATCATCACCACCAATACTAAAAACTTGATTAATTTTTCCTCCAAAGGCACCAATAACATCATCATAAATATCCCAGGTTTTCACACCTAATGCTTGCTTTTGATAAAAAGTATCCCAAGGGTTAGGGGTTTTGAATCGAGTTAAATCTAATAGGCCTTCATCTACAATAGCGATAGAATAGGTCATTGCCGCGCCATTTGCCTCAAAAACTTTGATAGCCACCTCTTTTTCTGGTGCTAAAACATCTGGCATGGAAATTTTAGGTTCGAGTCTCGTTTCAGGGTTTTCAACATGAATGCCCTTTAATCCAAACGTTCGAATAGGCAAATCGTTTTGGGTATTATTATGATTTTGTAATGAACTGATGTTTATATACACATTGGGAGTCATATCTTCCGTAATTGGTAACTCGAACTTCGTATCTCCTTTTTTAGACTTTATCCATAATGAACTAATCACACCCGTACCATTTTCAACGGTAACCAAAGCCCTTCCTGAACCTGATGAAGGAAAAGTAACAAGCGCTTTTTCTCCCACCTCATACTGCTCTTTATCGGTTGAAAAAGTAAGCATCGTTGCTGCTGAAGGATCTCCTTTTCGAGCCTTTCCTGCCCATCCTGGCCAATCGATAAAAACCATTTCTCCTGTTGAGTGTCCAGAATCATTATTATAAACATACACCAAATAACGTCCCCATTCTGGATATTTTAGCTCAAAATCGAAGACAGCCTTACCATCTGAATTTGTAGATACCGTTGTTGAAAACACTTCATTTTTACTCGAACTTGTATCGAAAGACGATAAGTTATCTTCATCTTCATTCCACCACCAATTATGGTTTACCTTAAAAATAGACACTTTTAAATCGTTAATTGCTTTAGGTTTTCCATAAGCATCAACTGTAGCCACTTCAAACTTATGTTTGGTATCGGTGAGCAACATATTTCTTGCAGCATCTCCCTTAGGTGCTAAAATTCCAACATAAGAACCAAAGGGTGCGTAGTCGGTCGAAAAGGCATCGGTACTAAAGTCACCACCTTCTTCATATACTTTAGACACAAAAGTTGCTTTTAATAAGCCCGGAGCACTAGTGCCTGTGCTTGGTCTAAATGTTACAAATCCCTTACCATTACCATCCAAATTTTTATTAAAAATCAGCTGTTCTGTTCCAGAAAACACTTTAGTTGGGTCGTCAAACACATAACTCGGAAACGCTTTAAAACTCGTTTTTATCGACTTGTATGTCACAATAACATCTGCCTTTAAATTTTTAGCCTTTGCTCCATGCAACCAAACCGCTTCGATATTTCCATGCACCTCTTTATTGGTTAAAACATAGCCTAGGATTGAAGTTTTGATTTTCAATCTATTGGGTTTAATAAATTCTATTCTTAGTTTTTTTGTAAATACAGCACCACCAACACTCACTTTAGCCATCCAAGACCCTGTATAGCTATCATCATTAATGGGCACTGTAAATTTGTAAAAGTTATTTAATCCCTTGGTTTTAATCTCTGAAAAATATAAAGCACCTGAAGGCTCCAAAACCTCTAATTTTACGGGGTGATTTTCGGGCAATTTGTTTTTACTATCATTGAGCATAAAGGATAAATGTAAAGTATCTCCTGGTCGCCAAACCCCACGTTCTCCAAAGATAAAACCTTTTAAACCTCGCTTTAATTCTGCTCCAGAAACATCAAATTTACTTACAGATAAAGCATTTCCATCATTTAACTTAACATAGGTACTTACCTTGTTTTTTGTAACTACTGCAAAATAGGCTTTTGAAGTAATAGGAAACACAAGTTTACCTTCGGCGTCTGTTTTTTGTTTCCCTATTAGTTGTTGCTGGTAGTTATAGAATTTAACCTCGGCATCTGAAATGGGATTGGTTGTAATAATATCACTTACAGCTAAAAAGTAATTATTATCTGCCCCTTGTTTTATAATAACACCAATATTGGACGATAATAGATTGGTACTAACTTTTTTATTTCTGTAATAGGAATGCTGGCAAGGATTATTGGATGCTCTCCAATTATAGCCTCCATTATCTTCATTATAATAGGAACTATCCCAATTACTGCTCTCTGGAGCTTCTTGATCGTAGTTAATAACAGTTTCTTCAATTTCGCTGGTATCATCACCTGCACATTGATAATTAGAATATTGCTTTTTAAAACTTAATTCTACACGATAAATAGCACCTGGGTCGGGATTGATGATGCTTTTTAAATCCACTGAATAGGATTTCCAGTTTGATAAATCGGTTTTATATTTAGCTAAATTAATGGTCTTTTTGGCTATGGGTCTGGCAACACGCAAAAGTTCGGTGCTATCTCTTAAATTATTATTTTGAAGAAATTGCAATACATTATCTTCAAAAATTTTAATAATAGTAACATCTACAGCCCTTAAGTTTACCGCTTCAAAATTAAATTTAAGGTTTTCCGAAGTTGGTAAAATGGTACCATTTTGTAATAGTTTTACATTGGGTTTAATTTCTTCAAAACTAACCTCCTTTGTTAAAGACGTTTTTAGTTTGTATCCATATTGGTTTATAATACCACTTTTAATGGTTAATGTTTTGGGTTCTTCCAAATGACCTACATAAACACGAACCACATTGTTAATAAATGAAAATGACAAATCTTTTTTGCCTTCAATAGTTATAAAACCATCTAGGTTAAAGTTCTTTTTTATAGGATCGGAAAAATTAATTTCTATGTATTTATTTTTTTCATCAAAAACATTGATATCTACAACCTTAAAATTGTTTTTACCTGGGACATTAAAGGTATAATCACCTTGAGTATCGATATCAAAATCACTACCATCCCATTCTATTTCAAGGTAACTATCCTTTTCATAGCGTCTGATACTATCGATTTTAAATTTAAAATAATTGTTCTCTAAACTCTCATTTAGGATTTTTACAGGTAAGGTTTTACCTTTAAGTTTAGCCGTTATTAATTTTTCTGCTACTGATTTTAGAATAACATCGCTAGATCTTAAAGTGCCGTTTAAATATTGCCAATCTCTAGAATAACTTTCTAAGTTATTTGTTACCACTTGAAAATCCTGCTTCATTGTTTTTACATCAAAAACAAAATTCTCATATTCGCTGCTTACATCCTGAATAGCTCCCAAATCTAAAGTAAATGTATATCTCGTATCCGATTCAAATTTATTTTCTGGAATAAAGGAAATCGTTCTATTGTTCAGTGCAACAACTTTACCTGCAATCTTAGGGGCCACTTTTAATATACTTTTGTCTAACTCAACTTCCGAAGAAACATCTTTCATCGGGTTTATTAAAACCACTTTAATATTAGATTTAGTAGAAATAATTCCAGTGGTTACTTCAAATATATGATCTTTAAACTTTTGAATGTTGTTCAAAGACACACTAGAATCGTTTTTACATCCAGTAAAAAATAGAATAGCCAGCACTAAGGTTAAAGAAAAATATTTCATAAATTATGGTTGAGTTTGGGTTAACTGTTTTTAAAAATACGGCAATTAGCTTTAATGAAGCTTGTTATTTTATTTCAAAATGATAAGCATTTAAACCTATGTATTTTACAAGTTTGCAAAAATAAGAAAAAACCTACTTTGTCTTAATTAAAACAATAAGTATTTTGAAAATATATTGGAAACTGTAGTCTTTAAAACCTAATAACAGTTAAAAAATAAAGGATCAAGCACAAAAGTTGGGGAGTATTTAAAAAAAGAAGATCTTTGAATAAAAATTTTTAATGTCATCAGATTCATTATTAGCCATAGCCAATTTATTACTTCCAGAAATACTTATGAAGTATTTTGATTTGGACAAGCACGAAATTAAAGGAGAAGCACTACATTTTTATTTTACAGAACTAAACACGATTCCCGAAGAATTTAATGGAACTAAACTTCATTCCAAAGGCTTCTTTTCTGAGGCTACCGTTCAAGACTTCCCTATACGAGGTAAAAATGTTTACCTTCATATAAAACGCCGCAGATGGCTGAATAAGCAAACCAATGAAGTGGTTCATAGAGATTGGAATTTAGTAGCACAGGGAACACGGATGACCGCCGAGTTTGCTGATTTTTTAAAAGAAATTAGTCCATACTAAAGCTACGGATTGCCACACCATTGGATTTTTCTACGGTGTTAACGGCAAGAAACTGCAACGCCAGTACAAAGATCACTTAAGTGATTTTAAATCTTGGGATCAAAAAGCCCATGCAAAAGATTGGCTATTGTACCCTGAGAATCTAGGAAGCTACCTATCGCTTGACGAAACCGCTTTTTGCAATGGCGAACTCTACACCATCTTAACCAATAAAGATGCCAAAGGAAAGAAAGGCTCTATAGTAGCTATAGTTAAAGGAACTAAAGCTGAAACAGTGATAAAAATACTTCATGAAATTCCTTTAAAACAAAGAAATAAAGTTAAAGAAGTGACTCTGGATATGGCAGGAAACATGGGACTCATTGTTAAAAAATCATTCCCCAATGCCTCCTTAGTTATAGACCGTTTTCATGTGCAGAAATTAGCATTGGACGCTTTGCAAGAAATAAGAATAAAACACAGGTGGGAAGCCATCGATTTTGAAAATGATGCCATAGAAGACGCTAGAAGTAAATCTTTAAAATACA
This genomic interval from Tamlana carrageenivorans contains the following:
- a CDS encoding Crp/Fnr family transcriptional regulator; its protein translation is MDNFWYLDDVNVFKILCPHKFKTFKDCHNFNVYKPKDYIYFEDDHSNKIFLIEKGKVKIGYYTSDGLEVVKAVLRKGDVFGEKAILGEDVRNEFAQALDKETVICSVNVSVLHELMRDNKTFSLKIYKLINFRIRKLERRLQLLLFKDVRTRLMEFLQELCEEYGVCCEKTGNIKICHPYTQKDMASLIGTSRPTINSIMNELREEKLIDFNRNEIFVYKKVS
- a CDS encoding aconitate hydratase, yielding MAFDIDRIKGVYENMAVRVNKAREIVGKPLTLSEKILYAHLWDGTPTKAFGRGKDYVNFAPDRIACQDATAQMALLQFMQAGKTKVAVPTTVHCDHLIQAKDGAEKDLKHANSVSSEVFNFLESVSNKYGIGFWKPGAGIIHQVVLENYAFPGGMMIGTDSHTVNAGGLGMVAIGVGGADAVDVMAGMAWELKFPKLIGVKLTGKLSGWTAPKDVILKVAEILTVKGGTGAIVEYFGPGATAMSCTGKGTICNMGAEIGATTSTFGYDESMERYLRATDRADIADAANKVKEHLTGDPEVYNNPEQFFDEVIEINLSELGPLLNGPFTPDLSTEVGASMTEKAKANKWPIKVEWGLIGSCTNSSYEDLSRASSIAQQALDKGLKMKSELGINPGSEQVRYTAERDGILQVFENLDAKIFTNACGPCIGQWARYSDPKNAPKNSIVHSFNRNFAKRADGNPNTHAFVASPEITAAIAIAGRLDFNPITDKLINENGEEVMFDEPTGWELPPKGFAVEDNGYIEPEADGSHVEVVVNEDSERLQLLTPFEPLGNNIMGAKLLIKAFGKCTTDHISMAGPWLRFRGHLDNISNNCLIGAVNAFNKKTNFVKNQLTGDYAGVPDTARAYKAAGVKSIVVGDHNYGEGSSREHAAMEPRHLGVAAVIVKSFARIHETNLKKQGMLGLTFANESDYDLIKEDDTFNFLDLNEFAPEKPLTLEIVHSDNSKDTILLNHTYNDAQIAWYNEGSALNLIKKQNA
- the pbpC gene encoding penicillin-binding protein 1C, with product MIKNKFKVLVSLVVLIAYVFCLPNKLFDSPTSTILESRNGELLGALIANDGQWRFPKLDSVPDKFKHCITTFEDAYFYRHPGFNPVSMVKAFQANLKAGKVVRGGSTITQQVIRLSRKNQPRSYFEKVIEIILSTRLELRDSKVTILNTYVSNAPYGGNVVGLEAASWRYFKTSPHKLSWGQCALLAVLPNAPNLLYPGKNSNQLINKRNALLKKLFDSGVIDQTTYELSIEEPVPTKPQKLPQIAPHLLQKIAKTQQGERVISTINTHFQELTLQIVNRHHKQLTQNGIHNMAVLILDVKSKKVLSYIGNTNTKNQHQKDVDIILAPRSTGSVLKPLLYMAMLDTGELLPETLLADVPTTIGNYKPENFSLKYLGAVSAKEALARSLNIPAVRMLQDFGLTRFYDVLQKLELSHINKGADHYGLSIILGGSESSLWDICNAYGNLAGTLNHFNENSSQYYTNEFQKSGFSSESHANLGKLNFDKAVFNAGSIYYGFEAMKELNRPSDDNSWRYFESAQEIAWKTGTSFGNRDAWSVGLTSNYVVGVWVGNADGEGRPGLTGVSAAAPVMFDVFDALPKSAWFLKPIDDLVEAKVCDKSGQLASDICPDTIKQIPVNGLDSGLCMYHKLVYLNQDCTYRVNASCERIDDMVKTSQFVLPPLMAWYYKTNHADYKYLPPLKMGCEGEETPVMAFTEPLNTNTIIVPKGISGERNKIIFKIVHTNPEAQIYWYLDDQFLKVTQNFNELAINLTSGYRMVTALDENGNSIVKRIRVK
- a CDS encoding alpha-2-macroglobulin family protein, encoding MKYFSLTLVLAILFFTGCKNDSSVSLNNIQKFKDHIFEVTTGIISTKSNIKVVLINPMKDVSSEVELDKSILKVAPKIAGKVVALNNRTISFIPENKFESDTRYTFTLDLGAIQDVSSEYENFVFDVKTMKQDFQVVTNNLESYSRDWQYLNGTLRSSDVILKSVAEKLITAKLKGKTLPVKILNESLENNYFKFKIDSIRRYEKDSYLEIEWDGSDFDIDTQGDYTFNVPGKNNFKVVDINVFDEKNKYIEINFSDPIKKNFNLDGFITIEGKKDLSFSFINNVVRVYVGHLEEPKTLTIKSGIINQYGYKLKTSLTKEVSFEEIKPNVKLLQNGTILPTSENLKFNFEAVNLRAVDVTIIKIFEDNVLQFLQNNNLRDSTELLRVARPIAKKTINLAKYKTDLSNWKSYSVDLKSIINPDPGAIYRVELSFKKQYSNYQCAGDDTSEIEETVINYDQEAPESSNWDSSYYNEDNGGYNWRASNNPCQHSYYRNKKVSTNLLSSNIGVIIKQGADNNYFLAVSDIITTNPISDAEVKFYNYQQQLIGKQKTDAEGKLVFPITSKAYFAVVTKNKVSTYVKLNDGNALSVSKFDVSGAELKRGLKGFIFGERGVWRPGDTLHLSFMLNDSKNKLPENHPVKLEVLEPSGALYFSEIKTKGLNNFYKFTVPINDDSYTGSWMAKVSVGGAVFTKKLRIEFIKPNRLKIKTSILGYVLTNKEVHGNIEAVWLHGAKAKNLKADVIVTYKSIKTSFKAFPSYVFDDPTKVFSGTEQLIFNKNLDGNGKGFVTFRPSTGTSAPGLLKATFVSKVYEEGGDFSTDAFSTDYAPFGSYVGILAPKGDAARNMLLTDTKHKFEVATVDAYGKPKAINDLKVSIFKVNHNWWWNEDEDNLSSFDTSSSKNEVFSTTVSTNSDGKAVFDFELKYPEWGRYLVYVYNNDSGHSTGEMVFIDWPGWAGKARKGDPSAATMLTFSTDKEQYEVGEKALVTFPSSGSGRALVTVENGTGVISSLWIKSKKGDTKFELPITEDMTPNVYINISSLQNHNNTQNDLPIRTFGLKGIHVENPETRLEPKISMPDVLAPEKEVAIKVFEANGAAMTYSIAIVDEGLLDLTRFKTPNPWDTFYQKQALGVKTWDIYDDVIGAFGGKINQVFSIGGDDMLQASKNKKANRFKPVVIYQGPFKLDAGKSETHKIKIPKYIGAVKTMVVAHNPEKEAYGHAEKSTPVRKPLMVLASMARKVVPGEKVRIPVTIFAMENKIKSANVYIKVNNVFKVIGRSTKTIYFSGPDEKIAYFDVEVLKDGIGKIDVNVSGHGEKASYSLELNAYNPNPKTIESIGGVMQPNSSQTFEFNTFGVSGTNEVKLEVSAFPSIDFTSRIAYLIAYPHGCVEQTTSAAFPQLFINDIFKISDAKKDETQTNIQIAIDKLSKFQKADGGFSYWQGQSFADDWATSYVGHFFLEAEKKGFVLPLDFKTRWIDYQEKEAKRWSESDNQLAQAYRLYTLALAQEPDKYSMNRFRELAIQNTLNDVSKLRLAAAYALSGKHSVAKELIGDFDIHQALDSMDISETNYGSKQRNLAMILETYMLLDEQLKAKTIADILATELSGNQYMSTQTTAYCLLAMSKYANYVGNKGIDLTYSFNRQKMQSVKADKALILEGIKINKEHNTFKIENKNDNVIYVRLLNMGILPIGSEKVIHNNLTSEITFTDKSENHIDITSISQGTNFVAHITLTNLTSAKIDNVALKALFPSGWEIINTRFNTGASLNSQITHEDIRDDRVNFYFDLNPNQTKRFKVLLNASYLGSYYLPGLQAEAMYDQNYFTRAEGQWVEVTK